The Bacteroidia bacterium genomic interval TACCTCCGACTGAGTCAGCAATTAGGCACCCGCCTCTTGGAAGCTGAATTGAATGCCGAAAGAATAAAGGCTTTTCGTCAGGTAGATATCTATGTCAACAATCACCGGATTCGCGAAGACATGGAGGCCATACATAAGGAAAAGCATAAGCCGGAATCTCTTAAGAAAATCCTTGTAAAATTTGAGGAAGGCATTGATAAGCTAAGGGATAGAAAATACCTGGATGATGGAGATTGGAAGCTCTATGCCGAGCTCATAAAGCATGCAGATAATTTCAAGAAACTTCAGAAGAAATCCTTTCGCATACTCCAATTTGATTTCCTTCGCGCACGCTGGTTTTGGAAGCGGATCTGCAAAAGAAATGAGATCAAACTGGAAGAACTGACGTTTAAAAAGCTTTACAAAGAAGTGGGTCATTTTAAGCGGCTCCACAGACTCTATGCGAAGTATATCGATGATGCCTTTCTCGGTGACTTTCCCCTGTTGGATACACAAGAGGAAAAACAGAAATGGTTGAGGGCAAAGGAGCAACATTTAGAAGCTTATTCCTTCACCCGCAACATTAGCTATTTTCCCAAGCATAAACCGAAATTCAACTTTGGAACCTTTGAAAGCGAGGATTGGAGCCAAAGCATGTTGCAAATCCAGGCGTTGGAAAATTTCAACAAATCTCTGAGTAATTTCGGCCGGGACTGGCAAACGTATTTACATCGCGATCAGATCGGAAAGATTCAGGAAGGAATCAAATCTCCGGAAGAACTAAAGCCTTATTTCAAATCTTTACTGTATCACTTCAAAAAAGATTTCAATGACCTCAAAAATCTGGATGCGCATTTGGCCAGCTTTAGTCCTACTGAAAATCAAGTTTTGGAAATCCTTCGTCCTCAGATAAATAGGACGCTTGAGGAAAAGAGTTTCTTGAATCAGATCAGACAATCTTTTTATTATTACTGGATCGAACATGCAGAACGGATTCAGCCCATACTCAGTGAAGTTAGCGGAAGAGGCTGGAATAGAAAGACAAAGGACTATCAGAACAAGCTTGAACAAGGAAGGCAGAAAGTAACCGAACTTATCCAAAGGAGGATTAAGGAAAATATTATCAGCATCCTGGAATTTAACCGCCTGAAAAATCCCATTACCTATCGTCAGATTCATCACCAGGTCAGCAAAAAAAGGCGGCTTTGGTCGGTGCGTAAATTGGTAAGTGAAAGCTGGGAAAGTGGACTTCAAAAACTCATGCCCTGTTGGATGGCCTCTCCGGAATCTGTAGCGGCTATTTTTCCGATGAAAGCAGATTTTTTCGATGTAGTCATTTTTGATGAGGCTTCTCAGTGTTTTGTGGAAAGGGCCATTCCAGTAATGTTGAGAGCAAAACAATCCGTCATCGCTGGAGATGACAAGCAGCTTCAACCCCTGGATTTGTATAAAGTAAAATATGAGGATGCTGATGCCGAATTTGTGGAAGATGAAATAGCCCTGGAAGTGGAAAGTATTCTGGATTTGGCGAAAACCTCTCTACCAGAGACTCAATTGAATTGGCATTATCGATCTCGGGAAGAGGCTTTGATCAATTTCTCCAATCAGGCATTTTATGAGGGAAAGCTGCAGGTCATTCCTCCAGCCGAGCATGACGCACTTTCACAACCTCCCCTTCAATGGATTTCTGTAGAAGGTTTGTGGCAAAGCAATCGAAATGAAGTTGAAGCTCGCAGAGTTATTGAATTGGTGTTGAAACTCATTCAGCGCCCGGACAATCCTTCCATCGGTATCGTTACCTTCAACTTCCATCAGCAGGAACTTATCAAAGATTTGCTGGACCGTGAATTGGAGTTTCTTTCTCAGGAGGACAAGAAACTTTTCAACCTCCTACAGGCCAGTATGCAGAAAAGTGAAGCGGAGGAATATCAGGGGCTTTTTGTAAAGAATATTGAGAATGTACAGGGGGACGAAAGGGACATCATCATTTTCTCCATCGGCTATGCGAAAAATAAAAAAGGCAAACTGGTCAGCAATTTTGGTTTGCTCAATCAGGCGGGCGGAGAAAATCGATTGAATGTAGCCATCAGTCGCGCCCGAAAAATGAACTATGTAATTTGCTCTTTCCTTCCGCATGAGCTAAACGTCGAGCAAGCGAAACATGATGGCCCTCGCTACCTCAAACAATACCTGCAATATGTGAGGGCAATCAGTGATCATCAAGATGAAGTGGCCCTATCTTTATTAGATGCTCAAAACTCAAAGGATTTGTATAAATTTTCTCCCAATCCCATTGCTGACTTTATGAGCACGAGCCTGGAAAAGCAGGGATATAAGATTAGCCGAAATTTGGGCGATACTTCCTTTAAGCTGGATATCGCGGTACATGATCCTGAAAAAGAAGGAGAATATTTACTGGGAATAGAATGTGAAGGCAGTCAATATTTCAGTGGAGAAAGTGCTAAGGAAAGAGAAGTTTATCGCCCC includes:
- a CDS encoding AAA domain-containing protein, giving the protein MRQIIHTYKLRLTNLSQGNRSLKLGRLSKRRDIDLKDLGFLDSQSAEELLKKILAGKSVNLIRKLDPRHEPTNLADRRLNNIYRSVNTLFEETGTYDLFIGYPFVEGKFIDGSIVRSPVLLFPVRLIRNLQGRPRWRLECVEGESVQFNRTLFLAYEQYQQSRLKDEFWEEEIDPNNDWLEWINELYQKVKAYELEVNFNSRLFDQQLDTFPDYLKEKMESFRSGVLTFQSQAVLGIFPQSDSALLQDYNHLESHLDDFKMDELFGRGEGIASPDQKATYIKEEERYFVTQVDQSQEAALLRIKQGESLVIHGPPGTGKSQVIVNILADAMAHGKKVLLVSQKRAALDVVYKRMHNLGLSRFAVLVHDYRHDRADIYRKIKKQIDELESFQKEIRDLNITQWEHEYKLISRQTDQASRDFEDLYDALTRRQDCGLSAHELYLRSRIGGKYFPFEELARRINLDQLAVLLEKLGQLIDYAEFFEEEHSWSKRISFRYYGYEDQERIAGLLEKIPIHVDQLHIEYLRLSQQLGTRLLEAELNAERIKAFRQVDIYVNNHRIREDMEAIHKEKHKPESLKKILVKFEEGIDKLRDRKYLDDGDWKLYAELIKHADNFKKLQKKSFRILQFDFLRARWFWKRICKRNEIKLEELTFKKLYKEVGHFKRLHRLYAKYIDDAFLGDFPLLDTQEEKQKWLRAKEQHLEAYSFTRNISYFPKHKPKFNFGTFESEDWSQSMLQIQALENFNKSLSNFGRDWQTYLHRDQIGKIQEGIKSPEELKPYFKSLLYHFKKDFNDLKNLDAHLASFSPTENQVLEILRPQINRTLEEKSFLNQIRQSFYYYWIEHAERIQPILSEVSGRGWNRKTKDYQNKLEQGRQKVTELIQRRIKENIISILEFNRLKNPITYRQIHHQVSKKRRLWSVRKLVSESWESGLQKLMPCWMASPESVAAIFPMKADFFDVVIFDEASQCFVERAIPVMLRAKQSVIAGDDKQLQPLDLYKVKYEDADAEFVEDEIALEVESILDLAKTSLPETQLNWHYRSREEALINFSNQAFYEGKLQVIPPAEHDALSQPPLQWISVEGLWQSNRNEVEARRVIELVLKLIQRPDNPSIGIVTFNFHQQELIKDLLDRELEFLSQEDKKLFNLLQASMQKSEAEEYQGLFVKNIENVQGDERDIIIFSIGYAKNKKGKLVSNFGLLNQAGGENRLNVAISRARKMNYVICSFLPHELNVEQAKHDGPRYLKQYLQYVRAISDHQDEVALSLLDAQNSKDLYKFSPNPIADFMSTSLEKQGYKISRNLGDTSFKLDIAVHDPEKEGEYLLGIECEGSQYFSGESAKEREVYRPLLLASKSWMVHRVWARNYWLDKEKELEKILKLLEKEE